The following are from one region of the Hemibagrus wyckioides isolate EC202008001 linkage group LG24, SWU_Hwy_1.0, whole genome shotgun sequence genome:
- the btr02 gene encoding bloodthirsty-related gene family, member 2 isoform X1: protein MASTFSLLSEKHFLCSLCEEIFSRPVTTPCGHSFCKDCLRKYWSRTSSGKCPFCRKIFNSKPHLSVNRILADVTEHYRKSQKGGKAKSFSVGGLLNETIEKTDTELEHMIEERIQKMDKLKQSLKLLKSSCLREVQESHRVFSALLSSVEAAHKAVVAEVEEKQQEAEKRVEQLQKELEKEIAELKSGQTTPEDLLDSKEFLRKSFIHLPREMKDWSKVTLETEPCVGFTRKAVSDFVNTVRTEANKLSKAELNKLQIYTVELTLNSRTAHASLSLSDDRKQVRHTSKQQEVSENPKRFDRVTNVMSKEAFISGRHYWEVEVGDKTDWDLGVARNSVNRKGKFTVSPSNGFWTLSLRSGNQYMANTLPPTSLSLTSKPRKVAIYLDYEMGRVSFFCPDSGIHIYTFTDKFNERLHSIFNPGRLHGGKNAAPLIITNSCCTI, encoded by the exons ATGGCTTCGACCTTTAGTCTTCTATCGGAGAAGCACTTCCTGTGCTCGCTGTGTGAGGAAATCTTCAGCAGGCCGGTCACAACACCATGTGGTCACAGCTTCTGTAAAGACTGTCTGCGCAAATACTGGAGCCGCACCAGTTCGGGcaaatgtcctttctgcagaaAGATCTTCAACTCCAAACCTCACCTCAGCGTGAATCGTATCCTGGCAGATGTTACAGAGCATTACAGGAAATCACAGAAAGGTGGAAAAGCGAAATCTTTCAGTGTGGGCGGACTTTTAAATGAAACT ATAGAGAAAACTGACACAGAGCTGGAGCACATGATCGAAGAGAGGATTCAGAAAATGGATAAACTCAAGCAGTCTCTTAAACTGCTGAAG AGCTCGTGTCTGCGGGAGGTACAGGAGAGTCACAGGGTGTTCTCTGCCCTCCTCAGCTCGGTGGAGGCGGCCCACAAAGCAGTGGTGGCCGAGGTGGAGGAGAAACAGCAAGAGGCTGAGAAACGAGTGGAGCAACTCCAGAAGGAGCTGGAGAAAGAGATCGCTGAGCTGAAAAGTGGACAGACAACACCAGAGGATCTTCTGGATAGCAAGGAGTTTCTTAGAAAG AGTTTCATTCATTTACCCAGAGAGATGAAGGACTGGTCAAAGGTCACTTTAGAGACCGAGCCGTGTGTGGGATTCACCAGGAAAGCCGTGAGCGATTTTGTCAACACCGTCAGGACCGAGGCTAACAAACTCTCtaaagcag AGCTGAACAAGCTGCAGATATACACAG TGGAGCTCACACTGAACTCTCGCACAGCTCACGCCAGCCTCTCCCTCTCAGATGACAGGAAGCAGGTCAGACACACCAGCAAGCAGCAGGAGGTTTCAGAAAATCCCAAAAGATTCGACCGAGTCACAAATGTGATGTCTAAGGAAGCTTTTATCTCAGGTAGACACTACTGGGAAGTGGAAGTAGGAGACAAGACGGACTGGGACCTCGGCGTGGCTAGGAACTCTGTTAACAGAAAAGGGAAATTTACCGTAAGTCCATCAAATGGTTTCTGGACCCTCAGCCTGAGGAGTGGAAATCAGTACATGGCCAACACACTGCCACCGACCAGTCTGTCCCTTACCTCCAAACCAAGAAAAGTAGCCATTTATCTGGACTACGAGATGGGACGTGTGTCCTTCTTCTGTCCTGATTCAGGGATTCATATCTACACGTTTACAGACAAGTTTAATGAAAGACTCCATTCAATTTTTAACCCCGGACGACTGCATGGAGGCAAAAACGCTGCCCCGCTCATCATCACCAACAGCTGCTGCACCATCTGA
- the cldnk gene encoding claudin k has product MATTGMQLLGLIMSLIGWVCGFLVCVLPMWRVTAFIGNNIVTAQITWEGLWMNCIVQSTGEIQCKVYDSMLALPSDMQAARGLTVLSIIICLLALALGVLGIKCTKCVGQPSLEARLARISGILFAVAGFLYLVPVCWTAHSIIKDFYNPYVAAPHKRELGPALYLGWGGSGLLLIGGSLLYAGSSPPGIPSSPTFSSGESSPRRAGGSTQVKGYV; this is encoded by the coding sequence ATGGCGACGACGGGCATGCAGCTCCTGGGATTGATCATGTCCCTCATCGGCTGGGTGTGCGGCTTCCTGGTGTGCGTGCTACCCATGTGGCGAGTCACGGCCTTCATCGGCAACAACATTGTGACGGCGCAGATCACGTGGGAAGGCCTGTGGATGAACTGCATCGTGCAGAGTACTGGAGAGATCCAGTGCAAGGTGTACGACAGTATGCTGGCGCTACCCAGCGACATGCAGGCGGCACGTGGCCTCACCGTGCTCTCCATTATCATCTGCCTCCTGGCGCTGGCTCTTGGCGTACTGGGCATCAAGTGCACCAAGTGTGTGGGTCAGCCAAGCTTGGAGGCCCGGCTGGCTCGCATCTCCGGTATACTGTTTGCCGTAGCAGGGTTCCTCTACCTCGTACCCGTGTGCTGGACGGCCCACTCCATCATCAAGGATTTCTACAACCCTTATGTAGCGGCGCCGCACAAGCGTGAACTCGGCCCTGCGCTTTACCTGGGTTGGGGAGGCTCGGGTTTGCTGCTCATTGGCGGATCTCTGCTATACGCTGGCTCCAGCCCACCTGGCATCCCTTCATCACCTACCTTCAGCAGCGGAGAGAGCAGCCCACGCCGGGCTGGGGGAAGCACACAGGTCAAAGGTTACGTTTAA
- the btr02 gene encoding bloodthirsty-related gene family, member 2 isoform X2: MLQSITGNHRKIEKTDTELEHMIEERIQKMDKLKQSLKLLKSSCLREVQESHRVFSALLSSVEAAHKAVVAEVEEKQQEAEKRVEQLQKELEKEIAELKSGQTTPEDLLDSKEFLRKSFIHLPREMKDWSKVTLETEPCVGFTRKAVSDFVNTVRTEANKLSKAELNKLQIYTVELTLNSRTAHASLSLSDDRKQVRHTSKQQEVSENPKRFDRVTNVMSKEAFISGRHYWEVEVGDKTDWDLGVARNSVNRKGKFTVSPSNGFWTLSLRSGNQYMANTLPPTSLSLTSKPRKVAIYLDYEMGRVSFFCPDSGIHIYTFTDKFNERLHSIFNPGRLHGGKNAAPLIITNSCCTI, from the exons ATGTTACAGAGCATTACAGGAAATCACAGAAAG ATAGAGAAAACTGACACAGAGCTGGAGCACATGATCGAAGAGAGGATTCAGAAAATGGATAAACTCAAGCAGTCTCTTAAACTGCTGAAG AGCTCGTGTCTGCGGGAGGTACAGGAGAGTCACAGGGTGTTCTCTGCCCTCCTCAGCTCGGTGGAGGCGGCCCACAAAGCAGTGGTGGCCGAGGTGGAGGAGAAACAGCAAGAGGCTGAGAAACGAGTGGAGCAACTCCAGAAGGAGCTGGAGAAAGAGATCGCTGAGCTGAAAAGTGGACAGACAACACCAGAGGATCTTCTGGATAGCAAGGAGTTTCTTAGAAAG AGTTTCATTCATTTACCCAGAGAGATGAAGGACTGGTCAAAGGTCACTTTAGAGACCGAGCCGTGTGTGGGATTCACCAGGAAAGCCGTGAGCGATTTTGTCAACACCGTCAGGACCGAGGCTAACAAACTCTCtaaagcag AGCTGAACAAGCTGCAGATATACACAG TGGAGCTCACACTGAACTCTCGCACAGCTCACGCCAGCCTCTCCCTCTCAGATGACAGGAAGCAGGTCAGACACACCAGCAAGCAGCAGGAGGTTTCAGAAAATCCCAAAAGATTCGACCGAGTCACAAATGTGATGTCTAAGGAAGCTTTTATCTCAGGTAGACACTACTGGGAAGTGGAAGTAGGAGACAAGACGGACTGGGACCTCGGCGTGGCTAGGAACTCTGTTAACAGAAAAGGGAAATTTACCGTAAGTCCATCAAATGGTTTCTGGACCCTCAGCCTGAGGAGTGGAAATCAGTACATGGCCAACACACTGCCACCGACCAGTCTGTCCCTTACCTCCAAACCAAGAAAAGTAGCCATTTATCTGGACTACGAGATGGGACGTGTGTCCTTCTTCTGTCCTGATTCAGGGATTCATATCTACACGTTTACAGACAAGTTTAATGAAAGACTCCATTCAATTTTTAACCCCGGACGACTGCATGGAGGCAAAAACGCTGCCCCGCTCATCATCACCAACAGCTGCTGCACCATCTGA